In Desulfotignum phosphitoxidans DSM 13687, a single window of DNA contains:
- the lipA gene encoding lipoyl synthase, producing MKDLQTIDLGRLDYDQALSRQHQLVADRIKGHIPDSLILVEHPPVITIGRSGSLEDLRVAKEFLAPKGVYLQKVDRGGRATFHGPGQLVIYPIINISDTDIHVFLTQLTGSVSDVLEDYHLVPELKKGQPGLWVNDAKIASVGLAVKKKVTYHGIALNVSIDPHWFDLINPCGQKGAKITSMDIETGEAFDMSTVKKLVVDHFSRRLGYNTRVLIPGPDKRPKWLIKPADDLEAVRGMETRLERLDLATVCQTAHCPNQGECFHQGTATFMILGTRCTRRCRFCAVDKGIPYPVDYREPERVAMAVSEMGLTHAVVTSVTRDDLPDGGAGLFAATIHRIRQDCPDVSVEVLVPDFQGQTSSLETVCAARPDVFNHNIETVPRLYDRIRPKADYRRSLRILSYASDQGLLVKSGLMLGLGETCDEIKNTLNDLKSSGCQSLTIGQYLAPSGDHAMVARYVPPEEFDVWAKTANDIGFKHVSSGPLVRSSYHAGDMIGKTGGGSNNGSHRKAG from the coding sequence ATGAAAGATCTTCAAACTATTGACCTGGGGAGGCTTGATTATGATCAAGCTCTTAGCCGCCAGCACCAGCTGGTCGCTGATCGGATAAAAGGCCATATTCCGGATAGTCTGATCCTGGTTGAACACCCACCGGTTATTACCATCGGACGGAGTGGAAGCCTGGAAGATCTTCGTGTAGCGAAAGAGTTTTTGGCCCCAAAAGGTGTCTATCTGCAAAAAGTGGACAGGGGCGGGAGGGCAACCTTTCACGGTCCCGGACAACTGGTTATTTATCCTATTATTAACATCAGTGACACTGACATTCACGTCTTTTTAACGCAGTTAACAGGCAGTGTATCTGATGTGCTTGAAGATTATCATCTGGTTCCTGAGTTAAAAAAGGGACAGCCCGGTTTATGGGTCAATGACGCTAAAATCGCCAGCGTCGGCTTGGCGGTGAAAAAAAAGGTGACTTACCACGGGATTGCCCTGAATGTCAGCATCGATCCCCACTGGTTTGACCTGATTAATCCCTGCGGACAAAAGGGAGCAAAAATAACGTCCATGGATATAGAGACGGGGGAGGCGTTTGATATGTCAACGGTTAAAAAGTTAGTGGTTGATCATTTTTCCCGTCGACTGGGCTACAACACCCGGGTGCTAATTCCAGGGCCCGATAAGCGCCCTAAATGGTTAATCAAACCTGCAGATGACCTTGAAGCTGTCAGGGGAATGGAGACGCGGTTGGAGCGCTTGGATCTGGCCACCGTCTGCCAGACCGCCCACTGCCCGAATCAGGGAGAATGTTTTCACCAGGGGACTGCCACCTTCATGATCCTGGGAACACGCTGCACCCGCAGATGTCGATTTTGTGCTGTGGATAAGGGCATCCCCTATCCTGTCGATTACCGGGAGCCTGAACGGGTTGCCATGGCAGTGAGTGAAATGGGATTGACCCATGCGGTTGTAACTTCAGTGACCCGGGATGATTTGCCGGACGGTGGTGCCGGTCTGTTCGCAGCGACCATCCATCGTATCCGGCAGGATTGCCCCGATGTGTCAGTGGAGGTGCTGGTGCCAGATTTTCAAGGGCAGACCTCGTCCCTTGAAACGGTATGCGCGGCAAGGCCGGATGTATTCAACCACAACATTGAAACCGTTCCCCGGCTGTATGACAGAATTAGGCCCAAGGCTGACTACCGGCGCTCTTTGAGAATTTTATCTTATGCCTCGGACCAGGGTCTTCTGGTTAAATCAGGTTTGATGCTGGGCCTGGGTGAAACCTGCGATGAGATAAAGAACACCCTTAATGATTTAAAATCTTCCGGTTGTCAATCGCTGACCATTGGACAGTATCTGGCTCCCTCAGGGGACCATGCGATGGTGGCTCGATATGTGCCGCCCGAGGAATTCGATGTGTGGGCCAAAACGGCCAACGATATCGGGTTTAAGCACGTATCCTCAGGGCCGCTTGTCAGAAGTTCCTATCATGCCGGGGACATGATAGGCAAAACCGGGGGCGGGTCCAATAACGGCTCCCATAGAAAGGCAGGATGA
- a CDS encoding alpha-ketoacid dehydrogenase subunit beta gives MPNMTFAEAINDAHVIEMERDPNVYVAGEDVGIFGGCFGVTAGLIDKFGDKRVKDTTITESAILGTAVGAASAGLRPVVELMFVDFIGVALDQLYNQGAKMKYMFGGKAKIPMVMRTACGAGIGAAAQHSQCLEALFMHLPGLKVVMPSTPADAKGLLIEAIRDDNPVVFLEHKILYAMEGEVPEGDYTIPFGKADIKREGKDVTIVATANMVHTALGAAEKLASDGISLEVVDPRTLYPLDMETIIGSVKKTHRLVVMHEEVKFAGSGAEIAAQVAEDAFDYLDAPIVRVAAPFCPIPFSPPLEQAFIPSEAQLIDAVKKVMA, from the coding sequence ATGCCTAATATGACTTTTGCAGAAGCAATAAACGACGCCCATGTTATTGAAATGGAACGTGACCCCAATGTTTATGTCGCAGGAGAGGATGTCGGAATTTTTGGAGGGTGCTTTGGTGTGACGGCCGGGCTTATTGACAAGTTTGGTGATAAACGGGTCAAAGATACTACTATTACTGAAAGCGCCATTCTCGGCACGGCGGTTGGTGCGGCAAGTGCCGGCTTAAGGCCTGTTGTCGAATTGATGTTTGTCGATTTCATCGGTGTGGCCCTGGACCAGCTTTATAACCAGGGTGCAAAAATGAAATATATGTTTGGGGGGAAAGCCAAAATCCCGATGGTGATGCGCACAGCATGCGGTGCCGGAATCGGGGCTGCCGCCCAGCACTCCCAATGTTTGGAAGCCCTGTTCATGCATCTGCCGGGATTGAAAGTCGTCATGCCCAGCACACCTGCGGATGCCAAAGGGCTTTTGATCGAAGCGATCCGTGATGACAACCCGGTTGTTTTCCTTGAACATAAAATACTTTATGCCATGGAAGGGGAAGTTCCAGAAGGAGATTACACGATTCCCTTTGGCAAGGCGGATATTAAACGCGAAGGCAAAGATGTCACTATTGTTGCAACGGCCAATATGGTCCATACCGCTTTAGGCGCAGCCGAAAAACTTGCTTCAGATGGTATCAGTCTTGAAGTGGTAGACCCCCGGACACTGTATCCACTGGATATGGAGACCATTATCGGTTCCGTTAAAAAGACCCACCGGCTGGTGGTGATGCATGAAGAGGTCAAATTTGCCGGATCAGGCGCTGAAATCGCTGCCCAGGTGGCTGAAGACGCCTTTGATTACCTGGATGCACCGATCGTACGCGTGGCTGCACCTTTTTGTCCGATTCCTTTTTCACCACCACTGGAACAGGCTTTTATTCCCAGCGAAGCGCAGCTCATTGATGCTGTTAAGAAAGTAATGGCATAA
- a CDS encoding AAA family ATPase, whose translation MRAWEKIVEVSKSVSSKGLVKAAQELRSNTGIESGTITSFLNELLHPSTKNRIIVCDEATMLGSLQAEGLVDRCNGDHERILWKNI comes from the coding sequence ATGAGAGCGTGGGAAAAAATCGTTGAAGTTTCAAAGTCTGTGAGTAGTAAGGGCCTCGTTAAGGCAGCACAAGAATTACGTTCAAACACTGGAATCGAATCCGGGACCATTACAAGTTTTTTAAATGAGCTTTTACATCCATCAACAAAGAATCGAATCATAGTCTGTGATGAGGCAACCATGTTGGGCAGTCTCCAGGCCGAAGGTTTAGTTGATCGCTGTAACGGAGACCATGAACGTATTCTTTGGAAGAATATTTAG
- a CDS encoding Lin0512 family protein yields the protein MMNSKRFIVEIGTGIDLHGEDFTKAACRAVKDAISKSCLCGLVEILGIEDLNAVSVDIVVASPKPEDVDLLQVEKMAPIGKKTVSSVNGGMRVAGLCVPNFATDCDQIVVANAAVTVSIPELKS from the coding sequence ATGATGAATTCAAAACGGTTTATCGTTGAAATCGGAACAGGGATTGATCTGCATGGAGAAGACTTTACCAAGGCGGCCTGCAGAGCAGTGAAAGACGCGATTTCAAAAAGTTGCTTGTGCGGGTTGGTGGAAATCTTGGGTATAGAGGATCTCAATGCGGTTTCGGTTGATATCGTTGTAGCCTCACCAAAGCCGGAAGATGTAGACCTGTTGCAGGTCGAAAAGATGGCACCCATCGGAAAGAAAACCGTCAGTTCTGTAAATGGCGGGATGAGAGTGGCGGGGTTGTGTGTCCCCAATTTTGCAACTGATTGTGATCAAATCGTTGTAGCCAATGCCGCTGTGACGGTTTCCATTCCTGAACTGAAATCTTGA
- a CDS encoding thiamine pyrophosphate-dependent dehydrogenase E1 component subunit alpha, with protein sequence MELTNEQLVKMYTTMVKIRTFENRVAELFADGKIPGFVHLYVGEEAVATGVCENLTNNDYITSTHRGHGHLLAKGGDINKMMAELFGKKTGYCKGKGGSMHIADLDLGIMGANGIVGGGPPLASGAALASQYMGNDNVAVCFFGDGASNQGTTHEAMNLAACWKLPVVFVNENNMYGISSCTLNSMCVPNVADRAAGYDIPGVVVDGNDVIAVCEAASEAVKRARQGKGPSLIECKTYRHRGHFEGDPCSYRDDDEVAEWKEKDPIPRLEKKLLEMGLLTENKIEEIQTELQKELAAAEKFADESPLPDVSELLEDVYT encoded by the coding sequence ATGGAACTGACCAATGAACAATTAGTAAAAATGTACACGACTATGGTCAAGATTCGAACTTTTGAAAATCGGGTTGCCGAGCTGTTTGCCGACGGTAAAATCCCGGGATTTGTTCATCTGTATGTGGGGGAAGAGGCTGTGGCCACAGGGGTGTGTGAAAATTTAACTAACAATGATTATATCACCAGTACACACCGGGGCCATGGACATCTTCTTGCCAAAGGCGGTGATATCAACAAGATGATGGCAGAGTTGTTCGGGAAGAAGACCGGCTACTGCAAAGGTAAAGGCGGTTCAATGCATATCGCTGATCTTGACCTTGGTATTATGGGGGCTAACGGTATTGTGGGCGGTGGGCCTCCATTGGCTTCCGGTGCAGCCCTGGCGTCCCAGTATATGGGTAATGACAATGTCGCTGTCTGTTTTTTTGGTGACGGTGCCTCTAACCAGGGTACGACCCACGAAGCAATGAATCTGGCGGCTTGCTGGAAACTGCCGGTGGTGTTTGTTAATGAAAATAATATGTACGGTATCTCCTCCTGCACGCTTAATTCCATGTGTGTTCCCAATGTTGCCGATCGTGCAGCAGGATACGATATACCCGGCGTGGTTGTGGACGGAAATGATGTTATCGCCGTTTGTGAAGCAGCATCTGAAGCTGTAAAACGGGCCCGACAGGGAAAGGGACCGTCTTTGATTGAATGTAAAACCTATCGCCACAGAGGACATTTTGAAGGAGATCCGTGCTCTTATCGTGATGACGATGAAGTTGCCGAATGGAAAGAAAAAGATCCGATTCCAAGGTTAGAAAAAAAATTGTTGGAGATGGGACTGCTTACAGAAAACAAAATTGAAGAAATTCAAACAGAGCTTCAAAAGGAACTGGCCGCAGCTGAAAAATTTGCTGACGAAAGCCCGCTTCCAGATGTGTCTGAACTGTTGGAGGATGTGTATACCTAA
- a CDS encoding dihydrolipoamide acetyltransferase family protein — MNVTMPKLGMTMKVGKVSKWYKNEGDAVEKGENLFEVETEKITNQIEASGIGTLFQIVVPAGETVPVGTIVAVIAEEGEQPERIEGIQAGEVVEMDANAAPSTSKEAETGPKEKKPILSTPSARRVAKELGVDLTLVPGSGPDGKVKEADVVKFHEEGPPAPKISPLAAEMAKQEGLNIEDITGTGENGKITRQDVENFLASGKTDAQDTPAQPKVIPFEGMRRAIADNMHASLQNAAQLTTFTEVDVTEMVRFKELIKAEYKKDDSVKISYNDIIVMATARALMKHPIMNSTLVGEEILCHGNVHLGIAVALPEGLIVPKLRNAEKKNLLQIAREVRVLAKKAREAGLVMEEVTNGTFTISNVSMLGMDGFTPVLNPPETGILGVGRVIEKPSVFNGEITIRHMMTLSLTFDHRIVDGAPAMTFLKDLARYLEQPMLIMA; from the coding sequence GTGAATGTAACCATGCCGAAACTGGGTATGACTATGAAAGTGGGTAAAGTATCCAAGTGGTATAAAAATGAAGGGGATGCCGTTGAGAAAGGAGAAAATCTATTCGAGGTCGAGACCGAAAAGATCACCAACCAGATCGAAGCATCCGGAATTGGCACTTTGTTTCAGATCGTCGTACCTGCAGGTGAGACCGTTCCTGTTGGGACAATTGTAGCGGTTATAGCCGAAGAAGGAGAGCAGCCTGAGCGGATAGAAGGTATCCAAGCTGGTGAAGTAGTTGAAATGGATGCAAATGCAGCACCATCAACCTCCAAAGAGGCTGAAACTGGGCCAAAAGAAAAGAAGCCAATATTATCGACCCCTTCGGCCCGTCGGGTAGCCAAAGAACTGGGGGTTGATTTGACATTGGTTCCGGGGTCAGGTCCCGATGGAAAGGTAAAAGAGGCCGATGTCGTTAAATTCCATGAAGAAGGGCCTCCCGCTCCTAAAATAAGCCCTCTGGCCGCTGAAATGGCAAAACAGGAGGGGCTGAATATCGAAGATATTACCGGGACAGGAGAAAACGGAAAAATCACACGACAGGATGTAGAAAATTTCCTGGCATCGGGAAAAACTGATGCGCAGGATACGCCTGCACAACCGAAGGTAATCCCGTTTGAAGGGATGCGCAGAGCCATCGCAGACAATATGCATGCCAGTTTGCAGAATGCTGCCCAGCTGACCACATTCACTGAGGTGGATGTCACGGAAATGGTACGGTTCAAGGAACTTATCAAAGCTGAGTATAAAAAGGACGATTCCGTAAAAATTTCATATAACGATATCATCGTAATGGCAACTGCCCGGGCATTGATGAAACACCCCATCATGAACTCCACACTGGTCGGTGAAGAGATTTTGTGCCATGGCAATGTTCATCTGGGTATTGCTGTAGCACTTCCGGAAGGGCTCATCGTTCCAAAGCTGCGTAACGCAGAAAAGAAAAATCTCCTGCAAATCGCCAGGGAAGTCAGGGTGCTGGCGAAAAAGGCGCGGGAAGCTGGTCTGGTAATGGAAGAAGTTACCAATGGGACCTTTACTATCAGTAATGTCAGCATGCTCGGCATGGATGGATTCACCCCGGTGCTCAATCCGCCGGAAACCGGTATTTTGGGTGTGGGCCGTGTGATTGAAAAGCCAAGTGTATTTAATGGCGAAATTACCATCCGGCATATGATGACACTCAGTCTGACTTTTGATCACAGAATTGTTGATGGTGCGCCTGCCATGACTTTTTTAAAAGACTTGGCCCGGTATCTTGAACAACCGATGCTGATCATGGCCTGA
- the lpdA gene encoding dihydrolipoyl dehydrogenase: MYDVMIIGGGSGGYAAAIRAAQLGANVILAECGETGGTCVNRGCIPSKVWLKAGDLYSQMKKADAFGINFSSEEIDLNTLKERKSGVSAEIQMGMEALMQNNGVEFIKGRAVIKSPREVDVDGQTIETKKIIVATGSSLEAPDIPGLDKAGMTTDDVLEMTEVPESILVCGFGYIEVEMAFLLNTFGCSVTMVGNAARILPGEDSETSQRIAQALREKGVQIIPKASVESVKTTKKGSVCVLSGAKEESVTVKKVLVSKRIPNTKDLGLEELGVKLNDDNGIQVNDRLESSVEGIFAIGDVTGGSMLSHTASSMAVFAAENAMGQDNCYPFHLIPRCLWTQPEMGSVGLSEDEAEEKGYDVETGAFPYAVNGLAMVRNQVDGAVKVVFDTKYGEILGVHIVGSNATEVIGEAVMAMQLECTVQELARSIRVHPTFSEAVVDAARDAGGWALFLPKG; encoded by the coding sequence ATGTACGATGTAATGATAATAGGCGGAGGCTCAGGCGGTTATGCCGCTGCAATTAGGGCTGCCCAGTTAGGTGCAAACGTTATTTTAGCGGAATGCGGTGAAACAGGCGGGACATGTGTGAACAGGGGTTGTATTCCCAGTAAGGTCTGGCTGAAGGCCGGGGATCTCTACAGTCAGATGAAAAAAGCCGATGCCTTCGGTATCAATTTCAGTTCCGAAGAGATTGATCTCAACACCCTCAAAGAAAGAAAAAGCGGGGTTTCAGCCGAGATCCAAATGGGTATGGAAGCACTGATGCAAAACAACGGTGTTGAGTTCATTAAGGGGCGTGCAGTTATAAAAAGTCCGCGGGAAGTCGATGTGGACGGTCAGACCATTGAAACCAAAAAGATCATCGTGGCCACAGGCAGCTCTTTGGAAGCACCTGATATACCGGGACTGGATAAAGCGGGCATGACCACCGATGATGTGCTGGAAATGACGGAAGTGCCGGAATCGATCCTGGTTTGCGGGTTCGGTTACATTGAGGTGGAGATGGCCTTTTTGCTCAATACATTCGGATGCAGCGTTACCATGGTAGGAAACGCTGCACGAATTCTACCCGGGGAAGATTCGGAAACCAGCCAGAGGATTGCACAGGCCTTAAGGGAAAAGGGTGTTCAAATTATTCCCAAAGCATCTGTGGAGTCAGTTAAAACCACCAAAAAAGGTTCTGTCTGTGTGCTTTCTGGTGCCAAAGAGGAAAGCGTTACCGTGAAGAAAGTCTTGGTATCAAAAAGGATCCCCAATACCAAAGATCTGGGGTTGGAAGAGCTTGGCGTCAAATTAAATGATGACAACGGTATCCAGGTGAATGACAGACTCGAGAGCAGCGTTGAAGGTATTTTTGCCATCGGCGATGTAACCGGCGGCTCAATGCTCAGCCATACAGCTTCCTCCATGGCGGTCTTTGCAGCAGAAAACGCAATGGGACAAGACAATTGCTACCCGTTTCATCTGATCCCCAGATGCCTGTGGACCCAGCCTGAAATGGGTTCGGTGGGGCTGTCCGAAGATGAAGCCGAAGAAAAAGGTTATGATGTTGAAACCGGGGCATTCCCCTATGCCGTCAATGGCCTGGCCATGGTTCGCAACCAGGTGGACGGTGCTGTGAAAGTGGTCTTTGATACCAAATATGGTGAGATTCTTGGAGTACATATCGTCGGATCCAACGCCACCGAAGTAATTGGCGAAGCGGTTATGGCCATGCAGCTTGAATGTACAGTTCAGGAGCTGGCCAGGAGTATCCGGGTGCATCCCACTTTTTCTGAAGCTGTGGTTGATGCGGCCAGAGACGCCGGCGGCTGGGCATTATTCCTGCCTAAAGGGTAG
- the pbpC gene encoding penicillin-binding protein 1C produces the protein MPLRIKKRFPAAAAAAAAVVILCLVVLDTVCPLRLEDRPWSTLVLARDGTPLRAFADENGVWRYPTDPASVSPLYIQALLTYEDRWFHYHPGVNPFSFFRALIQNIRAGRIVSGGSTLTMQVARILYPNRRTLAGKMTQILRAFQLEAHLSKNEILTLYLNYAPFGANIEGVQTASFTWLGKKADRLSHAQAALLAVLPQAPSFYRPDRHPERARAARDKVLDRMAEFGVWSPEQVRAAKQETVAAFRFHPPMDAPILARRLFSSARGRPLLHTTIDYDLQRHLQDMVMEYVTPLGKHQSGAAMVMNLQTLEVLAYVGSSDFSSKDRNGHVDMIRAVRSPGSALKPFLYGMVLDEGIIHSHSLLMDTPRFRKEYDPGNFSRGFSGPVTMTQALRRSLNVPAVQVLEAFGPQRFHDRLVNAGAVLDMSGRPNLSMVLGGLGTRLESILVLYSALARGGLTGMPRLLKSDPVRERYLMSEGAAWIISRILSQPMPGFEGISRLSGRTPMAWKTGTSYGFRDAWAFGIMGEYVAGVWVGRPDGTPCPGQYGAVTAIPLLQRVIESLPMSDFRKKQPDSVTLEPICWPQGTMKSQTREDCVVTHDAWILDHQFPPTLNPDDAPAATLSHTFWVDASGRRASPSCGGIHTVTRSVWPAAAEPWLPSAWKARNIIPEASPDCPDIAPLTGTRIRITSIFPGSMMSRPPGQTAVPDIPLSALGGSGRLHWFLNGEPVAVIPAGSTGAIALPPPGAYQLAVADDKGHVDMVQFTVLSLD, from the coding sequence CTGCTGACCTATGAAGACCGGTGGTTTCATTACCACCCCGGTGTGAATCCGTTCTCTTTTTTCAGGGCCCTGATACAGAATATCCGGGCCGGCCGGATCGTGTCCGGCGGTTCCACCCTGACCATGCAGGTGGCCAGGATTCTCTACCCCAACCGGCGCACCCTGGCCGGCAAGATGACACAGATATTGCGGGCGTTCCAGCTGGAGGCCCACCTGTCCAAAAATGAGATTCTCACCCTGTATCTCAATTATGCCCCGTTCGGTGCCAACATCGAAGGGGTCCAGACCGCGAGCTTTACCTGGCTGGGGAAAAAAGCGGACCGGCTTTCCCATGCCCAGGCTGCGTTGCTGGCCGTGCTCCCCCAGGCGCCCAGTTTTTACCGGCCGGACCGTCACCCGGAACGGGCCCGGGCCGCAAGGGACAAAGTGCTGGACCGGATGGCGGAATTCGGGGTGTGGTCCCCGGAACAGGTCAGGGCGGCCAAACAGGAGACCGTGGCGGCATTCCGGTTCCACCCGCCCATGGATGCCCCGATTCTCGCCAGACGGCTGTTTTCATCCGCCCGGGGCCGCCCGCTTCTGCACACAACCATTGACTACGATCTCCAGCGCCATCTTCAGGACATGGTCATGGAGTATGTCACCCCACTGGGAAAACACCAGTCCGGCGCTGCCATGGTCATGAACCTTCAGACGCTGGAGGTGCTTGCCTATGTCGGCTCTTCAGATTTTTCCAGTAAGGACAGAAACGGCCATGTGGATATGATAAGGGCGGTCCGGTCCCCCGGTTCCGCATTAAAGCCGTTTTTATACGGCATGGTCCTGGATGAGGGCATCATTCATTCCCATTCCCTGTTGATGGATACCCCCCGGTTCCGGAAAGAGTACGACCCGGGCAATTTTTCCCGGGGGTTTTCCGGACCGGTCACCATGACTCAGGCATTGAGGCGCTCCCTGAATGTCCCGGCCGTCCAGGTCCTGGAAGCGTTCGGACCCCAGAGGTTTCATGACCGGCTGGTCAATGCCGGCGCCGTTCTGGACATGTCCGGGCGGCCCAACCTCAGCATGGTCCTCGGCGGGCTGGGCACCCGCCTTGAATCCATCCTGGTCCTGTATTCCGCCCTGGCCCGGGGCGGCCTGACGGGCATGCCCAGACTGCTGAAAAGCGATCCCGTCCGGGAACGGTACCTGATGTCCGAAGGCGCGGCCTGGATCATCAGCCGGATCCTGTCCCAGCCCATGCCGGGATTCGAAGGGATCAGCCGCCTTTCCGGCCGGACCCCCATGGCGTGGAAAACGGGCACCAGTTATGGTTTCAGGGATGCCTGGGCATTCGGCATCATGGGGGAGTATGTGGCCGGCGTCTGGGTGGGGCGGCCGGACGGAACGCCCTGTCCCGGGCAATACGGCGCCGTCACGGCCATCCCTTTGCTGCAGCGGGTGATTGAAAGTCTGCCCATGTCTGATTTCAGGAAAAAACAGCCGGACTCCGTCACACTGGAACCGATCTGCTGGCCCCAGGGCACAATGAAATCACAGACCAGAGAAGACTGTGTTGTCACCCACGATGCCTGGATCCTGGACCACCAGTTCCCGCCGACCCTGAACCCGGACGACGCGCCGGCAGCCACCCTTTCGCACACGTTCTGGGTGGATGCCTCCGGCCGCCGGGCCAGCCCCTCCTGCGGCGGAATCCACACCGTCACCCGGTCTGTATGGCCCGCAGCGGCCGAACCCTGGCTCCCCTCTGCCTGGAAGGCCCGAAACATTATTCCGGAAGCCTCCCCGGACTGCCCGGATATCGCCCCGTTGACGGGCACCCGGATCCGCATCACCTCGATCTTTCCCGGCAGCATGATGTCCAGGCCCCCCGGACAGACGGCCGTCCCGGATATCCCGCTGTCGGCTCTCGGCGGCTCCGGCCGGCTGCACTGGTTCCTGAACGGCGAACCCGTTGCCGTGATCCCGGCCGGCAGCACCGGCGCCATTGCCCTGCCGCCCCCCGGTGCCTACCAGCTGGCCGTGGCCGATGACAAGGGCCACGTGGATATGGTCCAGTTTACCGTCCTGTCACTGGATTGA